Proteins encoded within one genomic window of Scomber japonicus isolate fScoJap1 chromosome 16, fScoJap1.pri, whole genome shotgun sequence:
- the ngb gene encoding neuroglobin — MEKLSGKDKELIRGSWESLGKNKVPHGVIMFSRLFELDPALLSLFHYSTNCGSTQDCLSSPEFLEHVTKVMLVIDAAVSHLDDLHSLEDFLLNLGRKHQAVGVNTQSFAVVGESLLYMLQCSLGQAYTAPLRQAWLNMYSIVVAAMSRGWAKNGEDKAD, encoded by the exons ATGGAGAAGCTGTCAGGGAAAGACAAGGAGCTGATACGAGGCAGCTGGGAGAGCCTGGGCAAGAACAAAGTTCCTCACGGTGTGATCATGTTTTCCAG ACTGTTTGAGCTGGACCCTGCGCTCCTCAGTCTTTTCCACTACAGTACAAACTGTGGCTCCACACAAGACTGCCTCTCCAGCCCCGAGTTCCTGGAACATGTCACTAAG GTGATGCTTGTGATCGATGCAGCAGTCAGCCACCTGGACGACCTTCACTCCTTGGAGGATTTTCTGCTCAACCTTGGGAGGAAGCATCAGGCAGTGGGAGTCAACACACAGTCATTTGCT GTGGTGGGTGAGTCCCTTCTCTACATGCTGCAGTGCAGTCTGGGCCAGGCCTACACGGCGCCTCTGCGTCAAGCCTGGCTCAACATGTACAGCATTGTCGTGGCAGCCATGAGCCGAGGGTGGGCCAAGAATGGCGAGGACAAGGCTGACTGA
- the fam161b gene encoding protein FAM161B encodes MASFNSTDQKNMSTLETLQEDGLRSELMLQQQLSSLREALKQQLQETEMRQREELDRRIHHNTLLSKDLSSDKNEPTHQTQSVGLRRSTSAPALPSDKVSNHPRQLERPNSSAPAWVSSSNWRQCSGGTSKPTRAPQCEGAPLFKTSRQRKEAEAEAECKKKFCALPVPDHVSLPLYREMVELREKERKQGHEQRKHFLLSVQKPFSFQEREKEKREKMMAMVNEVSQDQKHKTASAGKSPHKRVKDTDQELSSKVHAQTTLFENPTASGGPRLRTAERSKKEKLGFLDEKPSFHPKIIHQVPDFSRLHKALQTEVLRKPEIKDVTKCQPFHLRTSALPARQSRLSLENSKVANKSNLRKSKSFGALTSLSTDTIPTYITDATRKRGMAIRKSMEMRDTKNQESSGWLRKYQQRSEAMRKTVALHAKLLDPHNSLKEVHNEKLQHHRESDQKRMKEYMKELRDMKARVSERPYLFEQVKQRNAKANAEKTYRNKLKKAGIQEQFVEENGEADEGASTSSRSEDDTDGNDHSRENDIHSGYAEEENVDDGEKIEDVEEKSVKSKGEEMP; translated from the exons ATGGCGTcat TTAATAGCACAGATCAGAAGAATATGTCGACGCTAGAGACCTTGCAGGAGGATGGGCTCAGATCAGAGCTGatgctccagcagcagctcagttcCTTGCGTGAGgccctcaaacagcagctgcaggagacagagatgagacagagagaggaactgGACAGGAGGATTCATCACAACACTCTCCTTTCAAAAGATTTGTCGAGTGATAAAAATGAACCGACCCATCAGACTCA GTCTGTAGGACTGAGAAGATCCACCTCTGCACCTGCCCTCCCATCTGACAAAGTCTCAAATCATCCCAGACAGTTAGAGAGGCCCAACTCATCTGCTCCTGCCTGGGTATCTTCATCAAACTGGAGGCAATGTTCTGGTGGGACCTCCAAGCCAACCAGGGCGCCACAGTGTGAAGGTGcacctttatttaaaacatcacGGCAGAGGAAAGAGGCTGAAGCTGAGGCAGAGTGCAAGAAAAAGTTCTGTGCTCTTCCTGTCCCCGACCATGTCAGCCTGCCCCTCTATCGGGAGATGGTGgagctgagagaaaaagagaggaagcaaGGCCATGAGCAGAGGAAACACTTCCTGCTCTCTGTACAGAAACCTTTCAGcttccaggagagagagaaggagaagagggaaaaGATGATGGCGATGGTTAACGAAGTCTCACAAGATCAAAAACACAAGACTGCCTCTGCTGGGAAATCTCCTCACAAAAGAGTGAAAGACACAG ACCAGGAACTAAGCAGCAAAGTCCACGCTCAGACTACACTATTCGAGAATCCCACTGCCTCCGGGGGGCCGAGACTTCGCACCGCTGAGCGCTCCAAAAAGGAAAAGCTGGGATTCCTGGATGAGAAGCCGAGCTTCCACCCCAAAATCATCCATCAGGTCCCTGATTTCAGCCGACTGCACAAAGCCTTGCAGACGGAGGTGCTGAGAAAACCAGAGATTAAAGACGTGACCAAGTGTCAGCCCTTCCACCTGAGAACATCGGCACTTCCTGCAAGGCAAAGTAGACTGAGCCTCGAAAACTCAAAg GTGGCAAATAAAAGTAATCTTAGAAAAAGCAAGTCATTCGGGGCTTTAACATCACTTTCCACTGACACAATCCCGACATACATCACAGACGCTACAAGAAAGCGCGGCATGGCCATCAG AAAGTCAATGGAGATGAGGGATACTAAGAATCAAGAGAGTTCAGGCTGGTTGAGAAAGTACCAACAGAGGTCTGAAGCCATGAGGAAAACAGTTGCCCTCCATGCAAAACTGCTGGACCCACACAACAGCTTGAAAGAAGTTCATAATGAAAAACTGCAACACCACCG GGAGTCTGACcaaaaaaggatgaaagagtACATGAAAGAGTTACGGGACATGAAGGCACGAGTCAGTGAACGCCCCTATTTGTTCGAACAGGTGAAACAG AGAAATGCAAAGGCTAATGCAGAGAAGACGTACAGGAACAAGCTAAAGAAAGCTGGGATACAAGAGCAATTCGTTGAAGAAAATGGAGAAGCAGATGAAGGAGCCTCAACCTCATCCAGATCTGAAGATGATACAGATGGGAATGACCACAGCAGAGAAAATGACATCCATAGTGGCTATGCAGA GGAAGAAAACGTAGACGACGGGGAGAAAATTGAAGATGTGGAAGAGAAGAGCGTGAAGTCCAAAGGGGAAGAAATGCCATGA